One region of Athene noctua chromosome 18, bAthNoc1.hap1.1, whole genome shotgun sequence genomic DNA includes:
- the UTS2R gene encoding urotensin-2 receptor — protein sequence MSLIDEPESHFSATPYMVTDTSEGSMLRIRPNASTSATGNGTSATGSMEDMIAICTIGTILSLMCVIGVTGNVYTLLVMCHYLRSSASMYIYIINLALADLLYLLTIPFIVGTYFIQKWYFGDIGCRILFSLDFLTMHASIFTLTVMSTERYFAVLKPLDTVKRSKSYRKAIAVVIWLVSLLLTLPMLIMIQLVQRDNKSICLPTWSKLSYKVYLTILFGTSIVGPGVIIGYLYIRLAKIYWVSQTASFKQTKRLPNQKVIYLIFTIVLVFWACFLPFWIWQLLFQYYESFPLSPKVMKNINYLTTCLTYSNSCINPFLYTLLTKNYREYLKNRQRSLSSNSGYFQRRNRFHRISGRSLSTSSQHCTETYVLAHAPLGNSSA from the coding sequence ATGTCTCTAATCGACGAGCCAGAGAGCCACTTTTCTGCAACCCCCTACATGGTGACAGACACAAGCGAGGGCAGCATGCTCAGAATCAGACCCAACGCCTCCACCAGTGCCACTGGGAATGGCACTTCGGCCACTGGTTCCATGGAGGACATGATTGCCATCTGCACCATTGGGACAATCCTCTCTCTCATGTGTGTGATTGGGGTAACAGGCAATGTATACACCTTGCTAGTGATGTGTCATTACTTGCGATCATCTGCTTCCATGTATATTTACATCATCAACCTTGCGCTGGCAGACCTGCTCTACCTTCTCACCATCCCCTTCATTGTTGGAACCTACTTCATTCAGAAATGGTACTTTGGGGACATTGGCTGTCGCATCCTGTTCAGCCTGGACTTCCTCACTATGCACGCCAGCATCTTCACCCTCACAGTCATGAGCACAGAGCGCTACTTTGCTGTGCTGAAGCCCCTAGACACAGTGAAGAGGTCTAAGAGTTACCGAAAGGCCATTGCTGTTGTGATCTGGCTGGTGTCACTGCTGCTCACTCTCCCAATGCTTATCATGATCCAGCTGGTGCAAAGGGACAACAAAAGCATCTGCCTGCCCACTTGGAGCAAGCTGTCCTACAAAGTGTATCTCACCATCCTTTTTGGTACCAGCATCGTGGGTCCAGGGGTGATCATTGGCTACCTTTACATCCGATTAGCTAAGATTTACTGGGTGTCACAAACAGCATCCTTCAAGCAGACCAAGCGGCTACCGAATCAAAAGGTGATCTATCTAATCTTCACAATAGTGCTGGTGTTCTGGGCTTGCTTCTTGCCTTTCTGGATATGGCAGCTCCTCTTCCAGTATTATGAATCCTTCCCTTTATCTCCCAAGGTGATGAAGAACATTAATTACCTGACAACCTGTTTGACTTACAGCAACAGCTGTATTAACCCCTTCCTCTACACCCTACTCACCAAAAACTACAGGGAGTACCTGAAGAACAGGCAGCGGTCCCTTAGCAGCAACAGTGGGTACTTTCAAAGGAGAAATCGGTTTCATAGGATTTCAGGGAGATCCCTGTCCACAAGCAGTCAGCACTGCACAGAGACATACGTTCTTGCTCATGCTCCTTTGGGAAACAGCAGTGCCTGA